A genomic window from Paenibacillus sp. FSL K6-0276 includes:
- a CDS encoding OsmC family protein, protein MKHPFILNAVWNGGRNSDGMIEAGQLKTQISIPKEMGGPGVGTNPDEMLLGAAATCYLITLAAMLERSGLTTSSLTLMSEATVDVTNNIFTYEAIKHSPIITLIKDASEDDIDKAIRIAHKAEGSCMISRAVAGNVQITTEPTVLTSSL, encoded by the coding sequence ATGAAGCACCCATTTATATTGAATGCCGTATGGAACGGCGGTCGTAATAGTGATGGAATGATTGAAGCTGGACAACTCAAGACTCAAATCTCCATTCCGAAGGAAATGGGAGGACCCGGAGTTGGAACGAATCCTGATGAGATGCTTCTAGGTGCCGCGGCAACCTGCTATCTCATTACACTAGCAGCTATGCTGGAGCGATCAGGGCTTACGACTTCCAGTCTGACCTTAATGTCAGAGGCGACAGTAGATGTAACAAATAACATTTTTACATATGAAGCCATCAAACATTCACCCATCATCACACTTATCAAAGATGCGTCAGAGGACGATATTGATAAAGCAATTCGTATTGCCCACAAAGCAGAAGGCTCCTGCATGATTTCCAGAGCTGTAGCAGGAAACGTACAAATTACCACAGAACCAACAGTGCTGACATCAAGTTTGTAA
- a CDS encoding response regulator transcription factor — MTKTILIVEDEHILREIIKDYLMNENYNVLEAVDGNEALALFQANEVHLIILDIMLPGLDGWSVCRRIRKTSNVPIIMLTARVDEDDTLLGFELGADDYVTKPYSPPVLLARTKRLLDSRYPKERSTDTAVSSTDKETSILMVNGLRMHLPSRTLTVDEVDIYLTYTEFQILAYLMQNKGIVITREQLITKIWGYEYEGDDRTVNTHIRNIRNKLGDKSKVITTIVRTGYKFNGEL, encoded by the coding sequence GTGACAAAAACGATATTAATCGTGGAAGATGAACATATTTTACGGGAAATTATAAAAGATTATTTGATGAATGAGAATTATAATGTGCTAGAGGCTGTGGACGGCAATGAAGCATTAGCCTTATTTCAAGCCAATGAGGTTCATTTAATCATTCTTGATATTATGCTGCCGGGGCTGGATGGCTGGTCTGTTTGCAGACGAATACGAAAAACATCCAACGTTCCTATCATTATGTTAACGGCAAGAGTAGACGAAGATGATACATTGCTCGGATTCGAATTAGGTGCGGATGATTATGTCACTAAGCCGTACAGTCCGCCTGTTTTATTAGCGAGAACGAAACGACTTTTGGACAGCAGATACCCCAAAGAACGATCGACGGACACCGCAGTATCAAGTACTGATAAAGAAACGAGCATCTTAATGGTAAACGGTTTACGTATGCATTTGCCTTCTCGAACTTTGACCGTAGATGAAGTGGACATATATCTGACTTACACGGAGTTTCAAATTTTAGCTTATTTAATGCAAAATAAAGGAATTGTCATTACGAGGGAGCAACTTATTACGAAAATATGGGGATACGAATACGAAGGTGATGATCGCACAGTAAATACGCATATCCGTAATATAAGAAACAAGCTTGGCGATAAATCGAAAGTGATTACAACCATTGTAAGAACCGGCTATAAATTTAACGGTGAATTATGA
- a CDS encoding HAMP domain-containing sensor histidine kinase, with the protein MRRSIVLKLFTLTTLLCLFILAAVYLGQTIFFKQYYANRKVADIQANIQAFKTDLLNSDGNVLALQKLEQDFYRENNTWITTLDSYGNLKNANDFYLEVKTDINKYEPDWSNKIISVPLYHLMNIEEVLNTDQNQLSELLKPGTAVNIFMYATDSALIPYELDVENSKDNWRNEIIAKKLYELALQIKKSEKKEDAQIPEIEFNPIPEMKLNGTITKMLVRKGNESSSFIYTNRMFMEKMKQYQAYLDIDLDSYSQQEITDFARKFTNMNPEIEYNPIPDLMMSGTITKVRLPKGNESSSFMYTNRLFMERMKQFQANLLFDEDLEPYRQQQILDFTQNDVKYKLFIDPIKDHNGQTSYIFSMASLQPVDEAVQMLKDYYVYMIALVLLLIVFVSLYYSRKIARPLLQINETTKRIANLDFSKKIQIKSSDEIGDLSRSINSLSHTLHSYIEQLQQDIEKEKQLESTRKQFISGVSHELKTPLSVMKSCISILKDGVATHKREHYFDAMEKEVDRMDLLIVDMLELAKFESGTYKMLMEPFCIDKSIETICDQLILQIAVKQLHLHTDLISVEVMANQNRIEQVITNFLTNAIRYTPDYEHIYITVREEQELIKVSFENKGTHIPAEQLDKLWDRFYRGDAARHRALGGTGLGLAISKNILELHGVSYGAMNTVDGVLFYFYLKKA; encoded by the coding sequence ATGAGAAGAAGCATTGTACTTAAATTATTTACATTAACAACATTGTTATGCTTATTCATCTTAGCAGCTGTTTATTTGGGACAAACGATCTTCTTCAAACAATATTACGCGAATCGAAAAGTAGCTGATATACAAGCTAATATTCAAGCCTTTAAAACGGATTTGTTAAATAGCGATGGAAATGTTCTAGCGCTTCAGAAGTTGGAGCAAGATTTTTATCGTGAAAATAACACGTGGATTACCACTTTAGACAGCTATGGCAACTTAAAAAATGCAAATGATTTTTATTTGGAAGTAAAAACAGATATTAATAAATATGAACCAGATTGGTCAAATAAAATCATATCGGTACCTTTGTATCATTTGATGAACATTGAAGAAGTATTAAATACAGATCAAAATCAGTTATCAGAACTGTTAAAGCCCGGAACAGCTGTTAATATTTTTATGTATGCAACTGATTCAGCATTAATACCTTATGAACTGGATGTAGAAAATAGCAAAGATAATTGGAGAAATGAGATTATAGCTAAAAAATTATACGAGCTCGCATTACAAATCAAAAAATCAGAAAAAAAAGAGGATGCTCAAATTCCTGAAATAGAATTTAACCCCATTCCTGAAATGAAATTGAACGGAACGATTACGAAGATGCTTGTACGCAAAGGGAATGAATCTTCCAGCTTCATCTATACCAATCGTATGTTTATGGAAAAAATGAAGCAATACCAAGCCTACCTCGACATAGATTTGGATTCTTATTCACAACAGGAGATAACTGATTTTGCTCGAAAGTTTACAAATATGAATCCTGAAATAGAGTATAACCCCATTCCTGATTTGATGATGAGCGGAACGATTACAAAGGTGCGTTTACCCAAAGGGAATGAATCTTCCAGCTTCATGTATACCAATCGTTTGTTTATGGAAAGGATGAAGCAGTTTCAAGCCAACTTATTATTCGACGAAGATTTGGAGCCTTATAGACAACAGCAAATACTTGATTTTACTCAAAACGATGTTAAATACAAACTATTCATTGACCCTATAAAAGATCATAATGGTCAAACGAGCTACATTTTCTCAATGGCATCGCTGCAGCCCGTTGATGAAGCTGTACAGATGCTCAAAGATTATTATGTGTACATGATTGCGCTTGTGCTACTCCTTATTGTGTTTGTTTCTTTGTATTATTCAAGAAAAATTGCCAGACCTTTATTGCAAATTAATGAGACGACTAAACGGATAGCAAACTTGGATTTTTCGAAAAAAATTCAAATCAAATCAAGTGATGAGATCGGGGATTTGTCTAGAAGCATCAATTCCTTATCCCATACGCTGCATTCGTATATCGAACAGCTGCAGCAGGATATTGAGAAGGAAAAACAATTGGAAAGCACGAGGAAACAGTTCATATCAGGCGTGTCCCACGAGCTGAAGACGCCGCTTAGTGTAATGAAAAGCTGCATTTCTATTTTGAAAGATGGCGTTGCAACCCATAAGAGAGAGCATTATTTTGACGCTATGGAAAAAGAAGTGGACCGGATGGATCTGCTCATTGTCGATATGCTTGAACTTGCCAAATTCGAATCAGGCACCTACAAAATGTTGATGGAGCCGTTTTGCATTGATAAAAGCATTGAAACGATTTGTGATCAGTTAATTCTTCAAATTGCGGTTAAGCAACTTCATCTGCATACCGATCTAATATCCGTAGAAGTAATGGCTAATCAGAATCGGATTGAGCAGGTCATCACTAATTTCTTAACAAATGCGATACGTTATACACCTGATTATGAGCATATCTATATTACAGTTCGAGAAGAGCAAGAGCTGATTAAGGTTAGTTTTGAAAATAAAGGTACGCATATACCTGCCGAACAGCTGGATAAATTATGGGATCGATTCTATCGTGGAGATGCTGCGCGACATCGAGCATTAGGCGGTACTGGCCTCGGACTTGCCATCTCCAAAAACATTTTGGAGCTTCATGGTGTATCCTACGGCGCAATGAATACGGTTGACGGCGTACTGTTTTACTTTTATTTAAAAAAAGCATAG